A region of Esox lucius isolate fEsoLuc1 chromosome 3, fEsoLuc1.pri, whole genome shotgun sequence DNA encodes the following proteins:
- the LOC105018733 gene encoding cadherin-4 codes for MARVSIATVVLLLPFILTFVHVMAEQGSGLKLRRQKREWIIPPKKLSENRYYTDYIAKIRSDKQYNSTVIYSLTGNGADKDPVDLFRVNKDSGIVTIHGLLDREKKSHYNLFGVAKYADGSYAEKNIELKIIVEDMNDCPPVFAVGQIGSVMESSAAGTFVIKVNATDDDAPNTAFSQIRYSIEGISNSDGMFSINAQTGEILVQKITLDRETKDTYTLTIIGSDNNGKSGGNTGTGQVVIKILDINDNIPTLEKEYYEGEVEENTFKEVLRIQAIDLDQQFTDNWLAVFTIVSGNEAGYFNISTDSKTNEGIIWIQKPLDYEELTEISLVIRVSNKAEYYFGSSTSGSSGGDAAKNTYTAKIKVINQNEGPTFQPKVKVVTISEDSTTVTINKVITTYTAIDIDTRLTATNVRYAKLNDVDNWVSINEKTGNITLNKLPDRESIHLVNGTYNVVIIAVTNDLIAKTATGTIAIQVEDFNDHCPTLTATTTTMCLGKNAVYATAVDGDSFPNGAPFKFRVIQKDSNQKWTVENLNATTTILRDHAQLWPGYYKVDMEITDQQGKACAEVQTLNVAVCTCHEVNEVCLARQSDTNVTLGAPAILLLLLGLLLLLLVPLLLLFCLCGGAAAMGDFKAIPFDSKGGLITYHTEGQGEDKEVPLMRVPFGSDHGDIGSSIKNTDFQAGAGVGSGTGLGMGSGAGMGLGMRSGAEIRLGMRSEAGMGLGMGSGAGMGLGMGSGAGQVQYKRQINQYHENQVDSALGRGTTTMDYHRNAFSRNEGYNDGMALSEGFLEQYYSANAKSTAQNDHQKDSLLIYDYEGHGSPVGSVGCCSLLGGDDDLEFLNDLGPKFKTLAKICQGSMATEVETVHNSVHSSSSRPTTSTHKDFSRDVSLTGNTLITSASASNSSTQIQESLVRPVGSATISKVHVQENVGIPGQTLLIQQPNMYYTAAPMYVVENQPRLVLVDQRGGGGYVNAQAALGQMGLGMGQGMVHAGDLSGSQGMLLVERQVGVGGRGGSHGHIVMGGGQIPQGGGQTITRESNVEMRQTTTQGGHVLQGARVEAGGGFLRGSLSGSRNVLVVENRSGTAPAAQGSTGLGETQFTLHRGQGSSSTSSSVHGLEVTGEGVKV; via the exons ATGGCGCGTGTGTCTATAGCAACCgttgttttattgttgcctTTCATACTAACG TTTGTGCATGTGATGGCAGAACAAGGCAGTGGGTTGAAGCTGAGAAGACAGAAAAGAGAATGGATCATTCCTCCAAAGAAATTGTCGGAGAACCGATATTACACAGATTACATTGCAAAG ATTCGCTCTGATAAGCAGTACAACTCAACAGTGATATACTCCCTGACTGGGAATGGTGCTGACAAAGACCCTGTGGACTTATTCCGTGTCAACAAGGACTCAGGCATCGTCACGATCCATGGCCTTTTGGACAGGGAGAAGAAGTCACACTACAAT TTATTTGGCGTAGCAAAATATGCAGATGGAAGCTATGCAGAGAAGAACATTGAACTGAAGATTATTGTTGAGGACATGAATGATTGTCCACCAGTGTTTGCTGTCGGCCAAATTGGATCTGTTATGGAGTCTAGTGCTGCAG GAACCTTTGTCATCAAAGTGAATGCCACAGATGACGATGCACCCAACACTGCTTTCTCTCAGATTAGGTACAGCATAGAGGGGATTAGTAATTCAGATGGCATGTTCTCCATCAATGCCCAGACTGGAGAGATCCTGGTTCAAAAGATCACTCTGGATAGAGAG ACCAAAGACACATACACCCTGACTATAATAGGATCAGACAACAATGGAAAGTCGGGTGGAAACACAGGAACAGGACAAGTTGTTATTAAAATCCTGGACATCAATGACAACATCCCCACCCTGGAGAAAGAATAT tATGAAGGGGAAGTAGAGGAGAATACGTTTAAAGAAGTGTTGAGGATCCAAGCCATTGATCTAGATCAGCAGTTCACTGACAACTGGCTGGCTGTGTTTACCATTGTGAGTGGCAATGAGGCTGGCTACTTCAATATCTCAACTGACTCTAAGACCAACGAGGGCATTATATGGATCCAAAAG CCACTGGACTACGAGGAGCTGACTGAGATCAGCCTTGTCATAAGGGTTTCCAACAAAGCAGAGTACTACTTTGGGTCCTCTACGAGTGGATCCAGTGGAGGAGATGCAGCAAAAAACACGTACACCGCCAAGATCAAAGTAATCAACCAAAATGAGGGCCCCACATTCCAGCCCAAGGTCAAAGTGGTGACCATCTCTGAAGACTCCACCACGGTCACCATTAACAAGGTCATCACCACCTACACAGCCATTGACATTGACACACGATTGACTGCTACCAATGTAAG GTATGCCAAATTAAACGATGTAGACAACTGGGTGAGCATCAACGAAAAGACTGGAAATATCACACTAAACAAACTGCCTGATCGGGAGTCCATACACCTGGTCAATGGAACATACAACGTTGTGATTATAGCCGTCACAAATG ATCTGATCGCTAAAACGGCTACAGGGACAATTGCTATCCAGGTGGAGGACTTCAACGACCACTGTCCCACACTGACAGCTACCACTACAACCATGTGTCTCGGGAAAAATGCTGTGTATGCTACAGCTGTGGATGGAGACAGCTTCCCAAACGGAGCTCCCTTCAAGTTTCGAGTGATTCAGAAGGACAGTAACCAGAAGTGGACAGTGGAGAACCTCAATG CCACTACGACCATTTTACGAGATCATGCCCAACTTTGGCCGGGTTACTACAAGGTGGACATGGAGATAACTGACCAGCAGGGGAAGGCCTGTGCTGAGGTCCAGACTCTGAATGTAGCTGTGTGTACCTGCCATGAGGTTAATGAGGTGTGCCTTGCCCGACAGTCCGACACCAATGTCACATTAGGAGCACCTGCCATTCTGCTGCTTCTCCTGGGCCTCCTGTTGTTGCTGC TGGTGCCGCTCCTGTtgctgttctgtctctgtggaGGGGCGGCGGCCATGGGAGACTTTAAGGCGATTCCATTTGACAGTAAAGGAGGCCTGATCACATATCACACTGAGGGACAAGGAGAAGACAAG GAAGTGCCTCTCATGCGAGTTCCTTTCGGGAGTGACCACGGGGACATAGGAAGCtccataaaaaatacagactttcaaGCAGGAGCTGGTGTAGGGTCAGGAACAGGATTAGGAATGGGATCAGGAGCAGGAATGGGATTAGGAATGAGATCAGGAGCAGAAATCAGATTAGGAATGAGATCAGAAGCAGGTATGGGATTAGGAATGGGATCAGGAGCTGGAATGGGATTAGGAATGGGATCAGGAGCGGGACAGGTTCAGTACAAGAGGCAGATCAACCAGTACCATGAAAACCAGGTGGACAGTGCCTTGGGTAGGGGAACCACCACGATGGATTATCATAGAAATGCCTTCTCTAGAAATGAAGGTTACAACGATGGAATGGCTCTCTCTGAGGGATTCCTAGAACAATACTACTCTGCA AATGCCAAAAGCACTGCGCAGAACGACCACCAGAAAGATTCTCTGCTGATCTATGATTATGAAGGTCATGGGTCACCAGTAGGATCAGTAGGCTGCTGTAGCCTCCTAGGGGGCGATGATGACCTGGAATTCCTCAATGACCTGGGGCCCAAGTTTAAGACCCTGGCAAAAATCTGCCAGGGGTCCATGGCTACAGAAGTTGAGACTGTCCACAACTCTGTCCACTCATCTAGCTCGAGGCCTACCACCTCTACTCACAAAGACTTCAGCAGAGATGTCTCTCTCACTGGCAACACCCTTATCACCTCCGCTTCCGCCTCAAACTCCTCCACCCAAATCCAGGAGAGTCTGGTTCGTCCTGTGGGCTCGGCCACCATCTCCAAGGTTCACGTCCAGGAAAATGTGGGGATACCTGGCCAGACCCTTCTCATCCAACAGCCCAACATGTACTATACTGCTGCCCCCATGTATGTAGTGGAGAACCAGCCCAGGTTGGTGCTTGTGGatcagagagggggagggggttatGTCAATGCCCAGGCGGCTTTAGGCCAGATGGGGTTAGGTATGGGTCAGGGGATGGTGCATGCTGGAGATCTTAGTGGTTCTCAGGGTATGTTGTTAGTGGAGAGGCAGGTAGGAGTGGGTGGTCGTGGGGGAAGCCATGGTCACATTGTTATGGGAGGAGGCCAGATCCCTCAGGGAGGGGGCCAAACCATTACCAGGGAAAGTAATGTAGAAATGAGACAAACCACTACGCAGGGAGGCCATGTTCTTCAGGGAGCTCGTGTTGAAGCAGGTGGAGGTTTTTTGCGGGGAAGCCTGTCGGGGTCCAGGAATGTCCTGGTTGTTGAGAACAGATCTGGAACTGCTCCGGCAGCACAGGGCAGTACAGGTTTAGGGGAAACCCAGTTTACCCTGCACAGAGGCCAGGGgtcatcctccacctcctcatcaGTCCATGGGTTAGAGGTCACAGGTGAAGGTGTAAAGGTGTAA
- the dsg2l gene encoding desmoglein-2, whose translation MARVSTASVVLLLPFMLTFVRFMAEGSGVMLRRLEKKWVIPSKTLMENIDYRNDEYIAKIRSDMNMDGKGELIYNLTGDGADKDPVNLFTINPKNGNVRIHGILDREKQAFYHLQGVAKFRDGNYAEDNIDLDIIVEDQNDCPPVFTVSHAGYAHESSAKGIFVIKVNATDDDAPNTAFSQIRYSIKGTSNSGGMFSINAQTGEILVQKTTLDRETKDTYSLTIIGSDNNGMSGGNTGTGQVVIKILDINDNIPTLEKEHYEGSVEENTVNVEVLRIQAIDLDQQFTDNWLAVFTIVSGNEAGYFIITTDPKTNEGIIRIQKPLDYEELKEVNLAIRVSNKAKYYFGSSTSGHSGGNAAKNTYNIKIKVINQNEGPTFQPKVKVVTISEDSTTVTINKVITTYTAIESDTTLIATNVKYAKLKDVDNWVSINEKTAEITLNKLPDRESIYLVNGTYYAVIIAITNDLISKTATGTIAIQVEDFNDHCPTLTATTTTMCLGGNAVYATAVDRDSFPNGAPFKFQVIQKNSNQKWTVENLNATTTILRDHAQLWPGYYKVDMEITDQQGKACAEVQTLNVAVCTCHEVNEVCLARQSNTNVTLGAPAILLLLLGLLLLLLVPLLLLFCLCGGAAAMGDFKAIPFDSKGALIKYHTEGQGEDKDVPLMLILSGSNHLDIKSSSKYKTGAEAGSGAGMGLGMGSGAGMGLGMGSGAGQAWSWKKLSSYHENQVYNAMGRRTTTMDYYRNAFSSEGCNDGMALSEGFLEKYYSANAKSTAQNDHQKDSQLIYDYEGHGSPVGSVGCCSLLGGDDDLEFLNNLGPKFKTLAKICQGSMATEVETVHNSVHSSSSRPTTSTHKDFSRDVSLTGNTLITSASASNSSTQIQESLVRPVGSATISKVHVQDNVGIPGQTLLIQQPNMYYTAAPMYVVENQPRLVLVDQRGGGGYVNAQAALGQMGLGMGQGMVHAGDLSGSQGMLLVERQVGVGGRGGSHGHIGMGGGQIPQGGGQTITRESNVEIRQTTMQESHVLQGARVEAGGGFL comes from the exons ATGGCGCGTGTTTCTACAGCCagtgttgttttattgttgccGTTCATGCTAACG TTTGTGCGTTTCATGGCAGAAGGCAGTGGGGTGATGCTaagaagactggaaaaaaaatGGGTCATTCCTTCCAAAACATTGATGGAGAATATCGATTACAGAAACGATGAGTACATCGCAAAG aTTCGTTCTGATATGAACATGGATGGAAAAGGAGAATTGATTTACAACCTGACCGGGGACGGTGCAGACAAAGACCCTGTGAACCTATTCACCATCAACCCTAAGAACGGCAATGTCAGGATCCACGGCATTTTGGACAGGGAGAAGCAGGCTTTCTATCAT TTACAAGGAGTAGCAAAATTCCGCGACGGAAACTATGCGGAAGATAACATTGACTTGGATATTATTGTTGAGGACCAGAATGACTGTCCACCAGTATTTACAGTCAGCCATGCTGGATATGCGCATGAGTCCTCCGCTAAAg GAATCTTTGTCATCAAAGTGAATGCCACAGATGACGATGCACCCAACACTGCTTTCTCTCAGATTAGGTACAGCATAAAGGGGACTAGTAATTCAGGTGGCATGTTCTCCATCAATGCCCAGACTGGAGAGATCCTGGTTCAAAAGACCACTCTGGATAGAGAG ACCAAAGACACATACAGCCTGACTATAATAGGATCAGACAACAATGGAATGTCGGGTGGAAACACAGGAACAGGACAAGTTGTAATTAAAATCCTGGACATCAATGACAACATCCCCACCCTGGAGAAAGAACAT tATGAGGGGAGTGTGGAGGAGAATACGGTCAATGTGGAGGTGTTGAGGATCCAAGCCATTGATCTAGATCAGCAGTTCACTGACAACTGGCTGGCTGTGTTCACCATTGTGAGTGGCAATGAGGCTGGCTACTTCATTATCACTACTGACCCCAAGACCAACGAGGGCATTATAAGGATCCAAAAG CCACTGGACTACGAGGAGCTGAAAGAGGTCAACCTTGCTATAAGGGTTTCCAACAAAGCAAAGTACTACTTTGGGTCCTCTACGAGTGGACACAGTGGAGGAAATGCAGCAAAAAACACGTACAACATCAAGATCAAAGTAATCAACCAGAATGAGGGCCCCACATTCCAGCCCAAGGTCAAAGTGGTGACCATCTCTGAGGACTCCACCACGGTCACTATTAACAAGGTCATCACCACCTACACAGCCATCGAAAGTGACACAACATTGATTGCTACCAATGTAAA GTATGCCAAATTAAAAGATGTAGACAACTGGGTGAGCATCAACGAAAAGACTGCAGAGATCACACTAAACAAACTGCCTGATCGGGAGTCCATATACCTGGTCAATGGAACATACTACGCTGTGATTATAGCAATCACAAATG ATCTGATCTCTAAAACAGCTACAGGGACAATTGCTATCCAGGTGGAGGACTTCAACGACCACTGTCCCACACTGACAGCTACCACTACAACCATGTGTCTGGGGGGAAACGCTGTGTATGCTACAGCTGTGGATAGAGACAGCTTCCCAAACGGAGCTCCCTTCAAGTTTCAAGTGATTCAGAAGAACAGTAACCAGAAGTGGACAGTGGAGAACCTCAATG CCACTACGACCATTTTACGAGATCATGCCCAACTTTGGCCGGGTTACTACAAGGTGGACATGGAGATAACTGACCAGCAGGGGAAGGCCTGTGCTGAGGTCCAGACTCTGAATGTAGCTGTGTGTACCTGCCATGAGGTTAATGAGGTGTGCCTTGCCCGACAGTCCAACACCAATGTCACATTAGGAGCACCTGCCATTCTGCTGCTTCTCCTGGGCCTCCTGTTGTTGCTGC TGGTGCCACTCCTGTtgctgttctgtctctgtggaGGGGCGGCGGCCATGGGAGACTTTAAGGCGATTCCATTTGACAGTAAAGGAGCCCTGATCAAATATCACACTGAGGGACAAGGAGAAGACAAG GATGTGCCGCTCATGCTAATTCTTTCCGGTAGTAACCATCTGGACATTAAAAGCTCCTCTAAATATAAAACAGGAGCAGAAGCAGGATCAGGAGCTGGAATGGGATTAGGAATGGGATCAGGAGCTGGAATGGGATTAGGAATGGGATCAGGAGCAGGTCAAGCTTGGTCCTGGAAGAAGCTCAGCTCGTACCATGAAAACCAGGTGTACAATGCCATGGGCAGAAGAACCACCACGATGGATTATTATAGAAATGCCTTCTCCAGTGAAGGTTGCAATGATGGCATGGCTCTCTCTGAGGGATTCCTAGAAAAATACTACTCTGCA AATGCCAAAAGCACTGCGCAGAACGACCACCAGAAAGATTCTCAGCTGATCTATGATTATGAAGGTCATGGGTCACCAGTAGGATCAGTAGGCTGCTGTAGCCTCCTAGGGGGCGATGATGACCTGGAATTCCTCAATAACCTGGGGCCCAAGTTTAAGACCCTGGCAAAAATCTGCCAGGGGTCCATGGCTACAGAAGTTGAGACTGTCCACAACTCTGTCCACTCATCTAGCTCGAGGCCTACCACCTCAACTCACAAAGACTTCAGCAGAGATGTCTCTCTCACTGGTAACACCCTTATCACCTCCGCTTCCGCCTCAAACTCCTCCACCCAAATCCAGGAGAGTCTGGTTCGTCCTGTGGGCTCGGCCACCATTTCCAAGGTTCACGTCCAGGATAATGTGGGGATCCCTGGCCAGACCCTTCTCATCCAACAGCCCAACATGTACTATACTGCTGCCCCCATGTATGTAGTGGAGAACCAGCCCAGGTTGGTGCTTGTGGatcagagagggggagggggttatGTCAATGCCCAGGCGGCTTTAGGCCAGATGGGGTTAGGTATGGGTCAGGGGATGGTGCATGCTGGAGATCTTAGTGGTTCTCAGGGTATGTTGTTAGTGGAGAGGCAGGTAGGAGTGGGTGGTCGTGGGGGAAGCCATGGTCACATTGGTATGGGAGGAGGCCAGATCCCTCAGGGAGGGGGCCAAACCATTACCAGGGAAAGTAATGTAGAAATTAGACAAACCACTATGCAGGAAAGCCATGTTCTTCAGGGAGCTCGTGTTGAAGCAGGTGGAGGTTTCTTGTGA